The following coding sequences lie in one Arachis stenosperma cultivar V10309 chromosome 5, arast.V10309.gnm1.PFL2, whole genome shotgun sequence genomic window:
- the LOC130982063 gene encoding lactoylglutathione lyase GLX1-like, producing MPMQEEERVLEINLISAQGLQPPSSPLRKLQTYALTWIDPSTKLRTRLDSLGGQNPTWNDKFLFRVTPEFLSGDTSAVSVAIYAVGTFRDHLIGTVTFFIGNVLSGGAGVPCFSAFQIRRPSGRFHGVMNIGAMVADVSDFPALHKISAIGYRDLMGMKMKEQRKKKKNKKAPEEELSSDSCENSCADSVEEADSSSSSSSLSPSATGAGAVLKEWNGVRELAGNKGLAASGFLCCFMVAPRTVPEHHSFCTKPRRLLRKDGNSMREIASEDLSQGGATEENVMDWVKHDNRRMLHVVYRVGDLERTIKFYTECLGMSVLRIRDLPELRCANAFLGYGPEDESFVIELTYNYGIDEYDIGNGFGHFGVSFGDISSIVDIVRDNKDGKIIREPGPVEGGCSIIAFIEDPDGYKFELLERVLSHEPLCRVMLRVGDLNRSIEFYEKACGMQLLYTRDNPECQYTIAIMGYGPEDENAVLELTYNYGVTEYDKGDGYAQIAIGTDDVYRTAEAIKLAGGKITREPGPVPGIGTKITACLDPDGWKTVFVDNVDFLRELE from the exons ATGCCGATGCAGGAAGAGGAGCGAGTATTGGAGATCAACTTGATCTCCGCACAGGGACTCCAACCACCTTCTTCTCCGCTTCGGAAGCTCCAAACCTACGCTCTCACGTGGATCGATCCCTCAACTAAGCTCCGAACCAGACTCGATAGTCTTGGCGGTCAAAACCCTACTTGGAACGACAAGTTCCTCTTCCGCGTCACGCCGGAGTTTCTCTCCGGCGACACTTCCGCCGTCTCTGTTGCTATTTACGCCGTTGGAACATTCCGCGATCACCTCATCGGCACCGTCACTTTCTTCATCGGGAACGTCCTCTCTGGCGGCGCCGGAGTGCCTTGCTTCAGCGCGTTTCAGATTCGCCGGCCGTCGGGGAGGTTCCACGGCGTCATGAACATCGGCGCCATGGTCGCCGACGTCTCGGATTTTCCGGCGCTGCATAAGATATCGGCGATAGGGTACAGAGACCTGATGGGGATGAAGATGAAGGagcagaggaagaaaaagaagaataagaaggcGCCGGAGGAGGAACTTTCGAGCGATTCTTGCGAGAATTCTTGTGCGGATTCGGTGGAGGAGGcggattcatcctcatcttcGTCGTCGCTGTCTCCGAGTGCGACGGGGGCTGGGGCGGTGTTGAAGGAGTGGAACGGGGTGAGGGAATTGGCAGGAAACAAAGGACTTGCCGCTTCTGGATTCTTGTGCTGCTTCATGGTTGCCCCGAGAA CTGTTCCAGAGCACCATAGTTTTTGCACGAAACCAAGGAGGTTATTGAGGAAAGATGGTAACTCAATGCGAGAGATTGCATCTGAGGACTTGTCTCAAGGTGGTGCCACAGAGGAAAACGTGATGGATTGGGTCAAGCATGACAACCGAAGAATGCTTCATGTTGTATATCGTGTTGGGGACTTGGAAAGGACCATAAA attttataCAGAGTGCTTGGGGATGTCGGTTCTCAGAATTCGTGACTTGCCGGAGCTTAGATGTGCTAATGCCTTTCTTGGCTATGGACCTGAAGATGAAAGCTTTGTTATTGAACTGACATACA ATTATGGGATTGATGAGTATGATATTGGAAATGGATTTGGCCATTTTGGTGTTTCTTTTGGTGAT ATTTCAAGCATAGTGGACATTGTAAGAGATAATAAGGATGGAAAAATAATTAGAGAGCCCGGTCCTGTCGAAGGAGGATGCTCCATAATTGCATTCATTGAAGATCCTGATGGTTATAAATTTGAACTTCTAGAAAGGGTTCTCTCTCATGAACCTTTGTGCCGAGTAATGCTTCGAGTGGGTGATCTTAATCGATCCATCGAATTTTATGAGAAG GCTTGTGGTATGCAGCTACTTTATACACGAGATAATCCAGAATGCCAG TATACCATTGCAATCATGGGTTATGGCCCAGAAGATGAAAATGCTGTTCTGGAGTTGACATACAACTACGGAGTCACAGAATATGATAAAGGAGATGGTTATGCCCAG ATTGCAATAGGCACAGATGATGTGTACAGAACTGCAGAAGCAATCAAACTTGCTGGTGGAAAGATCACCCGGGAACCTGGACCGGTACCCGGCATCGGAACAAAAATAACTGCATGCTTGGACCCTGATGGTTGGAAAACG GTTTTTGTGGATAATGTCGATTTCCTTAGGGAGTTGGAGTAA
- the LOC130981292 gene encoding probable RNA methyltransferase At5g51130, whose protein sequence is MAERRNFDLNQLPFQDSSESETESEGGSKSESESGAETETESESESESESESESEKEEEKDQKKDLVRIRQYGNFRGYYKKRNAGTPDKDSRLEFLRKEWFEDKECLDIGSNDGTLIISIAKMFRCESILAIDIDPELVERANKKLRKAAESGESSKNLNDVVTFKQENFVESQHPELYHTVTCFSVTQWIHLNYGDPGLIKFFYKIWEVLRPGGVLILEPQAWKSYVLKHNVSPITAEKFNEIKLRPKDFQKILLNRIGFKSVEHINPGWLKAKFRYNRPILVFKKCDKVQ, encoded by the exons ATGGCAGAAAGAAGAAACTTTGACCTGAATCAGCTCCCATTTCAGGATTCATCAGAAAGTGAAACTGAAAGTGAAGGTGGAAGTAAATCTGAATCTGAATCAGGAGCTGAAACTGAAACTGAAAGCGAAAGCGAAAGCGAAAGCGAAAGTGAAAGCGAAAGcgaaaaggaagaggaaaagGATCAGAAGAAGGATCTCGTTAGAATTAGGCAATATGGCAATTTCAGAGGATACTATAAGAAACGA AATGCAGGGACTCCTGACAAGGATTCTCGTTTAGAATTCTTGAGAAAGGAATGGTTTGAAGACAAGGAGTGTCTTGATATTGGTTCCAACGATGGCACATTAATTATCTCCATTG CGAAAATGTTCCGGTGCGAGAGCATTCTTGCAATTGACATTGATCCTG AACTTGTTGAGAGAGCAAataagaaattgagaaaagctGCTGAAAGTGGTGAGTCCTCCAAGAATCTGAATGATGTGGTCACATTCAAACAAGAGAATTTTGTGGAGAGCCAGCATCCAGAACTCTATCATACTGTTACTTG TTTTAGTGTAACTCAATGGATACATTTGAATTATGGAGATCCAGGCTTAATCAAATTCTTTTACAAGATTTGGGAGGTGCTTCGACCA GGTGGCGTTCTTATATTGGAACCTCAGGCATGGAAATCATATGTACTAAAGCATAATGTATCACCT ATTACTGCTGAGAAGTTCAACGAGATTAAACTTCGTCCAAAAGATTTCCAAAAGATACTATTAAATAGG aTTGGCTTTAAAAGTGTAGAACATATCAATCCAGGATGGTTAAAGGCCAAGTTTCGTTACAATAGACctattttggtttttaagaAATGCGACAAAGTACAATAA